A stretch of the Nerophis ophidion isolate RoL-2023_Sa linkage group LG27, RoL_Noph_v1.0, whole genome shotgun sequence genome encodes the following:
- the LOC133544380 gene encoding paraspeckle component 1-like isoform X2, which translates to MADGNGQLPNLQRSSPLQSPQINAGSPAAADEQRPSNKEEGASQPGGDARTQMKLHIASFRKPGEKTFTQRCRLFVANLPLDIPDEEFVGMFSKYGNTAEVFINRERGFGFIRLETRTLAEIAKSELDGKILNHQQITIRFATHGTALSVRNLLPVVTNELLEQAFSQFGPVERSIVVTDDRGRPTGRGIVEFANKASARKALECCTEGALLLTTTPCPVIVEPAEHFDDEEGLPEKLLPKTPREREQKPHFAQPGTFDFEFSSRWKALDEMEKQQRDHVAKYIKEAKAKLEAELESAKHEHQLMLMRHDLMRRQEELRRLEELRNQELQRRKQIEIRHEEERRRREEEMVRGHRDQEDLRRQPDGFRSGYQDNREQEMRVGDLVPRGAMTMTDAYNQTPAVSNPNQGQMMSMSGRSTAVGPEGTAANMASMLMSENGNMRGDRYPPAGLLTGRVEVESPKQQQQQSAPTGPPTGPAPGFGQGSPVEGVFDGPNNKRRRY; encoded by the exons ATGGCGGACGGGAACGGACAGTTACCGAACCTGCAGCGCAGCAGCCCACTACAGAGCCCCCAAATCAATGCAGGCTCCCCCGCCGCAGCCGATGAGCAAAGGCCGTCCAACAAAGAAGAAGGAGCCTCGCAGCCAGGCGGGGATGCTCGCACACAAATGAAACTTCATATTGCCAGTTTTCGGAAGCCCGGTGAGAAAACCTTCACGCAGCGCTGCCGTCTGTTTGTTGCTAATTTACCGCTGGATATTCCGGATGAAGAATTTGTGGGTATGTTCTCAAAGTATGGAAATACGGCCGAGGTTTTCATTAACAGAGAACGAGGATTTGGCTTTATTCGTCTG GAGACGCGAACACTTGCAGAGATTGCCAAATCTGAGTTAGATGGCAAAATATTGAACCATCAACAAATCACAATCCGCTTTGCTACACATGGTACAGCCCTCTCTGTGCGGAACCTTCTACCCGTTGTCACCAATGAGCTTTTGGAACAG GCCTTTTCACAGTTTGGCCCGGTGGAACGATCTATCGTGGTGACCGATGACCGTGGACGGCCCACTGGCCGAGGCATAGTGGAGTTTGCGAATAAAGCGTCTGCACGCAAAGCTTTGGAATGCTGCACAGAAGGCGCACTGCTGCTAACCAC AACACCTTGTCCTGTCATTGTGGAGCCCGCAGAACACTTTGATGATGAAGAAGGACTGCCGGAAAAGTTGTTACCAAAGACTCCAAG GGAACGAGAACAAAAGCCACATTTCGCTCAGCCAGGAACATTTGATTTTGAGTTCTCGTCTCGCTGGAAAGCTCTTGATGAGATGGAGAAACAGCAAAGAGATCATGTGGCCAAGTATATTAAAGAGGCCAAAGCGAAGTTGGAGGCTGAACTGGAGTCAGCAAAGCATGAACATCAACTCATGTTAATGAGGCACG ATCTAATGCGACGTCAGGAGGAGTTGAGGAGACTGGAGGAGCTTCGCAACCAGGAACTGCAGAGACGAAAGCAAATAGAAATTAG GCATGAGGAGGAGCGAAGGCGACGGGAAGAAGAAATGGTGAGAGGACACAGAGATCAGGAGGATCTCAGACGGCAACCAGATGGCTTTAGATCGGGCTACCAGGACAAC AGAGAACAGGAAATGAGAGTGGGTGATCTGGTCCCCCGTGGAGCTATGACCATGACAG ATGCTTACAATCAGACCCCAGCTGTGTCCAACCCTAACCAGGGTCAAATGATGAGCATGAGCGGAAGGAGCACAGCCGTTGGCCCCGAGGGAACTGCTGCAAACATGGCCTCAATGTTGATGTCTGAAAATGGCAACATG CGAGGAGATAGATATCCGCCAGCTGGATTGCTAACAGGGCGAGTAGAAGTAGAGTCACCgaagcagcagcaacagcagtcgGCACCAACAGGCCCTCCTACTGGGCCAGCACCAGGATTTGGACAGGGAAGTCCTGTAGAAGGAGTGTTTGATGGACCAAATAACAAGCGACGGCGGTACTGA
- the LOC133544380 gene encoding paraspeckle component 1-like isoform X1: MADGNGQLPNLQRSSPLQSPQINAGSPAAADEQRPSNKEEGASQPGGDARTQMKLHIASFRKPGEKTFTQRCRLFVANLPLDIPDEEFVGMFSKYGNTAEVFINRERGFGFIRLETRTLAEIAKSELDGKILNHQQITIRFATHGTALSVRNLLPVVTNELLEQAFSQFGPVERSIVVTDDRGRPTGRGIVEFANKASARKALECCTEGALLLTTTPCPVIVEPAEHFDDEEGLPEKLLPKTPRYLKEREQKPHFAQPGTFDFEFSSRWKALDEMEKQQRDHVAKYIKEAKAKLEAELESAKHEHQLMLMRHDLMRRQEELRRLEELRNQELQRRKQIEIRHEEERRRREEEMVRGHRDQEDLRRQPDGFRSGYQDNREQEMRVGDLVPRGAMTMTDAYNQTPAVSNPNQGQMMSMSGRSTAVGPEGTAANMASMLMSENGNMRGDRYPPAGLLTGRVEVESPKQQQQQSAPTGPPTGPAPGFGQGSPVEGVFDGPNNKRRRY; encoded by the exons ATGGCGGACGGGAACGGACAGTTACCGAACCTGCAGCGCAGCAGCCCACTACAGAGCCCCCAAATCAATGCAGGCTCCCCCGCCGCAGCCGATGAGCAAAGGCCGTCCAACAAAGAAGAAGGAGCCTCGCAGCCAGGCGGGGATGCTCGCACACAAATGAAACTTCATATTGCCAGTTTTCGGAAGCCCGGTGAGAAAACCTTCACGCAGCGCTGCCGTCTGTTTGTTGCTAATTTACCGCTGGATATTCCGGATGAAGAATTTGTGGGTATGTTCTCAAAGTATGGAAATACGGCCGAGGTTTTCATTAACAGAGAACGAGGATTTGGCTTTATTCGTCTG GAGACGCGAACACTTGCAGAGATTGCCAAATCTGAGTTAGATGGCAAAATATTGAACCATCAACAAATCACAATCCGCTTTGCTACACATGGTACAGCCCTCTCTGTGCGGAACCTTCTACCCGTTGTCACCAATGAGCTTTTGGAACAG GCCTTTTCACAGTTTGGCCCGGTGGAACGATCTATCGTGGTGACCGATGACCGTGGACGGCCCACTGGCCGAGGCATAGTGGAGTTTGCGAATAAAGCGTCTGCACGCAAAGCTTTGGAATGCTGCACAGAAGGCGCACTGCTGCTAACCAC AACACCTTGTCCTGTCATTGTGGAGCCCGCAGAACACTTTGATGATGAAGAAGGACTGCCGGAAAAGTTGTTACCAAAGACTCCAAGGTACCTCAA GGAACGAGAACAAAAGCCACATTTCGCTCAGCCAGGAACATTTGATTTTGAGTTCTCGTCTCGCTGGAAAGCTCTTGATGAGATGGAGAAACAGCAAAGAGATCATGTGGCCAAGTATATTAAAGAGGCCAAAGCGAAGTTGGAGGCTGAACTGGAGTCAGCAAAGCATGAACATCAACTCATGTTAATGAGGCACG ATCTAATGCGACGTCAGGAGGAGTTGAGGAGACTGGAGGAGCTTCGCAACCAGGAACTGCAGAGACGAAAGCAAATAGAAATTAG GCATGAGGAGGAGCGAAGGCGACGGGAAGAAGAAATGGTGAGAGGACACAGAGATCAGGAGGATCTCAGACGGCAACCAGATGGCTTTAGATCGGGCTACCAGGACAAC AGAGAACAGGAAATGAGAGTGGGTGATCTGGTCCCCCGTGGAGCTATGACCATGACAG ATGCTTACAATCAGACCCCAGCTGTGTCCAACCCTAACCAGGGTCAAATGATGAGCATGAGCGGAAGGAGCACAGCCGTTGGCCCCGAGGGAACTGCTGCAAACATGGCCTCAATGTTGATGTCTGAAAATGGCAACATG CGAGGAGATAGATATCCGCCAGCTGGATTGCTAACAGGGCGAGTAGAAGTAGAGTCACCgaagcagcagcaacagcagtcgGCACCAACAGGCCCTCCTACTGGGCCAGCACCAGGATTTGGACAGGGAAGTCCTGTAGAAGGAGTGTTTGATGGACCAAATAACAAGCGACGGCGGTACTGA